Proteins encoded in a region of the Streptomyces violaceoruber genome:
- a CDS encoding DUF4442 domain-containing protein, producing the protein MSIGELLAATVPMVRTLNLEYLETTPEKAVLALPDQSEYRNHVGGPHAGAMFTLGESASGAIVLAAFGDQLSRAVPLPVTAEIAFKKIALGPVTATATLGRPAAEVVAELDAGSRPEFPVSVAIRREDGAVTGEMTVIWTLRPNG; encoded by the coding sequence ATGTCGATCGGCGAGTTGCTCGCCGCCACCGTGCCGATGGTCCGGACCCTGAACCTCGAGTACCTGGAGACCACTCCGGAGAAGGCCGTCCTGGCCCTCCCGGACCAGAGCGAGTACCGCAACCACGTCGGCGGACCGCACGCCGGAGCCATGTTCACGCTGGGCGAGTCGGCCAGCGGCGCGATCGTGCTGGCCGCCTTCGGCGACCAGCTCTCCCGGGCCGTGCCGCTGCCGGTCACCGCGGAGATCGCCTTCAAGAAGATCGCGCTCGGCCCGGTCACCGCCACCGCGACCCTCGGCCGTCCCGCCGCGGAGGTCGTCGCCGAACTGGACGCGGGCAGCCGGCCCGAGTTCCCCGTGAGCGTCGCCATCCGGCGCGAGGACGGAGCCGTCACCGGTGAGATGACCGTCATATGGACCCTGCGACCCAACGGCTGA
- a CDS encoding DedA family protein, which yields MHVQEWLDTVPAAAVYAVVGLVIGLESLGIPLPGEIILVSAALLSSQHGGIDPLVLGACASAGAVIGDSIGYAIGRKGGRPLLAWLGGKFPRHFGEGHVATAERSFQKWGMWAVFFGRFVALLRIFAGPLAGVLRMPYWKFLIANVLGGIVWAGGTTAVIYYVGVVAEDWLKRFSWLGLVVAVLIGIASMLIVKRRAGKAQQTPEPVAAGE from the coding sequence TTGCACGTCCAGGAATGGCTCGACACGGTGCCCGCGGCGGCCGTCTACGCCGTCGTCGGACTCGTCATCGGTCTGGAGAGCCTGGGCATTCCGTTGCCCGGTGAGATCATTCTGGTGTCGGCGGCCCTGCTGTCGTCGCAGCACGGCGGGATCGACCCGCTGGTCCTCGGCGCCTGCGCCAGCGCGGGCGCGGTGATCGGCGACTCCATCGGGTACGCCATCGGCCGCAAGGGCGGCCGGCCCCTGCTGGCCTGGCTGGGCGGAAAGTTCCCCAGGCACTTCGGCGAGGGGCATGTCGCCACCGCCGAGCGGTCCTTCCAGAAGTGGGGCATGTGGGCCGTGTTCTTCGGCCGCTTCGTCGCCCTGCTGCGGATCTTCGCGGGCCCGCTGGCCGGTGTGCTGCGGATGCCGTACTGGAAGTTCCTGATCGCCAACGTCCTCGGCGGCATCGTCTGGGCGGGCGGCACCACCGCCGTCATCTACTACGTCGGTGTCGTCGCGGAGGACTGGCTCAAGCGCTTCTCGTGGCTCGGCCTGGTGGTGGCGGTCCTGATCGGCATCGCGTCCATGCTGATCGTCAAGCGCAGGGCGGGCAAGGCCCAGCAGACGCCCGAGCCGGTCGCCGCCGGGGAGTGA
- a CDS encoding gamma carbonic anhydrase family protein — protein MTQKALITGIGGKDPKVDAEVFVAPTASVVGDVTLHAGASVWYGAVLRGDVERISVGADSNVQDNCTLHADPGFPVTVGERVSIGHNAVVHGATVEDDCLIGMGATVLNGAVIGAGSLVAAQALVPQGMRVPPGSLVAGVPAKVKRELTEEERQGVTLNGTMYAALAGQHRDAVGEVR, from the coding sequence ATGACGCAGAAGGCGCTGATCACGGGCATCGGTGGCAAGGACCCGAAGGTGGACGCGGAGGTCTTCGTGGCGCCGACCGCCTCGGTCGTCGGGGACGTGACACTGCACGCCGGGGCGAGCGTCTGGTACGGCGCGGTGCTGCGCGGCGACGTCGAGCGGATCTCCGTCGGCGCGGACAGCAACGTCCAGGACAACTGCACGCTCCACGCCGACCCCGGTTTCCCCGTCACCGTCGGCGAGCGCGTCTCCATCGGTCACAACGCCGTGGTGCACGGCGCCACCGTCGAGGACGACTGCCTGATCGGCATGGGTGCCACGGTGCTCAACGGCGCGGTGATCGGCGCCGGTTCACTGGTCGCCGCCCAGGCGCTGGTCCCGCAGGGGATGCGGGTGCCGCCGGGGTCGCTGGTCGCGGGGGTGCCGGCGAAGGTGAAGCGGGAGCTGACGGAGGAGGAGCGTCAGGGGGTCACGCTGAACGGCACGATGTACGCGGCGCTGGCCGGGCAGCATCGGGATGCGGTGGGGGAGGTTCGCTGA
- a CDS encoding acyltransferase, which translates to MPHRKNTFSSWRSRLAQKAVHAGWAWVQRTGSVTAAHPGRFRFGALGTGTRLAFPLGTVFGEPWIQVGAHCIIGEQVTLTAGLMPDLDLGPEPILRIGDGVVLGRGSHVIADTTVTIGSDCYFGPYVYVTSTNHSYDDPHQPIGKQWPRMDPVEIGPGCWIGTGAVILPGARIGRNVVVAAGAVVRGAVPDHAVVAGAPARVVRRWTPAEGWQPPLRTPAPVPIPDGITPGQLRELSKLDDEAVARLAELDDPERAAGRLAEPAAEG; encoded by the coding sequence GTGCCCCACCGCAAGAACACGTTCTCGTCCTGGCGGAGCCGCCTCGCCCAGAAGGCCGTCCACGCGGGCTGGGCCTGGGTGCAGCGCACCGGTTCCGTCACCGCCGCGCACCCGGGGCGGTTCCGGTTCGGCGCGCTGGGCACGGGCACCCGGCTCGCCTTCCCGCTCGGCACGGTCTTCGGCGAGCCCTGGATCCAGGTCGGCGCGCACTGCATCATCGGCGAGCAGGTCACGCTGACCGCCGGGCTCATGCCCGACCTCGACCTCGGACCGGAACCGATCCTGCGCATCGGCGACGGGGTCGTCCTCGGCCGCGGCAGCCACGTCATCGCGGACACCACCGTCACCATCGGCAGCGACTGCTACTTCGGCCCGTACGTCTACGTCACCTCCACCAACCACTCCTACGACGACCCGCACCAGCCCATCGGCAAGCAGTGGCCGCGGATGGACCCGGTGGAGATCGGCCCCGGCTGCTGGATCGGCACGGGCGCGGTGATCCTGCCCGGCGCCCGGATCGGACGGAACGTGGTCGTGGCCGCCGGTGCCGTGGTCCGGGGCGCGGTCCCCGACCACGCCGTGGTGGCGGGCGCCCCCGCCCGCGTCGTACGGCGCTGGACACCGGCCGAGGGCTGGCAGCCGCCGCTGCGGACCCCGGCCCCGGTGCCGATTCCCGACGGGATCACGCCGGGGCAGCTGCGGGAGCTGTCGAAGCTGGACGACGAGGCGGTGGCCCGTCTCGCCGAACTGGACGACCCGGAGCGGGCGGCGGGCAGGCTCGCCGAACCGGCCGCGGAGGGCTGA
- a CDS encoding helix-turn-helix domain-containing protein yields the protein MADLDLLTQSLARNVKRWRGERGFTLEALAARAGVSRGMLIQIEQARTNPSLGTVVKIGDALGVSITTLLDWEQGPAVRVVPADEAVRLWHTDAGSFSRLLAGVEAPGPLEMWEWRLMPGESSLSDPHPTGTVELVHVTSGELALTVDGVTHRVPTGASASFESDTPHTYGNEGDAPMEMIMAVSVPPVR from the coding sequence GTGGCGGACCTCGACCTCCTGACCCAGTCCCTGGCGCGCAACGTCAAGCGCTGGCGCGGCGAACGCGGCTTCACCCTGGAGGCGCTGGCGGCGCGCGCCGGGGTCAGCCGCGGCATGCTCATCCAGATCGAGCAGGCCCGCACCAACCCCAGCCTCGGTACCGTCGTGAAGATCGGCGACGCCCTCGGCGTCAGCATCACCACCCTGCTCGACTGGGAACAGGGGCCCGCGGTCCGCGTCGTCCCCGCCGACGAGGCCGTCCGCCTCTGGCACACCGACGCCGGCAGCTTCAGCCGGCTGCTCGCCGGGGTGGAGGCGCCCGGCCCGCTGGAGATGTGGGAATGGCGGCTGATGCCGGGCGAGAGCAGCCTCTCCGACCCGCACCCCACCGGCACCGTCGAGCTGGTGCACGTCACCTCCGGTGAACTCGCCCTCACCGTCGACGGGGTGACCCACCGCGTGCCCACGGGCGCGAGCGCCTCCTTCGAGTCCGACACCCCGCACACGTACGGCAACGAGGGTGACGCGCCGATGGAGATGATCATGGCCGTCTCGGTGCCGCCCGTCCGCTGA
- a CDS encoding YbaK/EbsC family protein, whose translation MHAPIGNFDSAAPAPDRLDALTRPVADAVRHWSGTVPADQILYVDTEPDWADTATFVEHYGRELLEQSANCVVVTGKRGGGTTLAACVVLSTTRVDVNGVVRRRLGARKASFAPMDTATGETGMEYGGITPVGLPAGWPVLVDSAVVDLPYVLVGSGRRRGKLLVPGKAFAELPGAEVLEGLGVA comes from the coding sequence ATGCACGCACCCATCGGGAACTTCGACAGCGCCGCGCCCGCCCCGGACCGCCTCGACGCACTGACCCGCCCGGTCGCCGACGCCGTACGCCACTGGAGCGGCACCGTACCCGCCGACCAGATCCTCTACGTCGACACCGAACCGGACTGGGCCGACACCGCCACCTTCGTCGAGCACTACGGCCGTGAGCTGCTCGAACAGTCCGCCAACTGCGTGGTGGTCACCGGCAAGCGCGGCGGCGGCACGACGCTCGCCGCCTGCGTGGTCCTCTCCACCACCAGGGTCGACGTCAACGGCGTCGTGCGCCGTCGCCTCGGGGCGCGCAAGGCCTCCTTCGCGCCGATGGACACGGCCACCGGGGAGACCGGCATGGAGTACGGCGGCATCACCCCGGTCGGCCTGCCCGCCGGGTGGCCCGTGCTGGTGGACTCGGCCGTCGTCGACCTGCCGTACGTCCTCGTCGGCAGCGGACGCAGGCGCGGCAAGCTGCTCGTGCCGGGCAAGGCCTTCGCGGAGCTGCCCGGCGCCGAGGTGCTGGAAGGACTGGGCGTCGCCTGA
- a CDS encoding cation diffusion facilitator family transporter — translation MSDPHRHHHAHHHRDHHDRSQDAHAHRDRSPAARWRRFAHLLAHRLTPHSHESADKLDPALEASARGLRALWVSLAVLGATALAQAAVVVASGSVALLGDTVHNTADALTAVPLAIAFVLGRRAATRRFTYGYGRAEDLAGIVIVLTIAASAVFAAWTAVDRLLDPRPVAHVPAVAVAALAGFAGNEWVARHRIRVGREIGSAALVADGLHARTDGYTSLAVLLGAGGAALGWRLADPVVGLAITAAIVLVLRDAAREVFRRLMDAVDPALVDRAERVLGEVPGVRGVGELRLRWIGHRLRAEVALVVDGEATVREAHRIAVAAEHALLHAVPRLSAALVHADPAPCPGEADPHLALAHHAPA, via the coding sequence ATGAGCGACCCGCACCGGCACCATCACGCTCACCACCATCGCGACCACCACGATCGCTCACAGGACGCACACGCTCACCGCGACCGCTCCCCCGCGGCCCGGTGGCGCCGGTTCGCGCACCTCCTCGCCCACCGGCTCACACCCCACTCCCACGAGAGCGCCGACAAGCTGGACCCGGCCCTGGAGGCCTCGGCCCGCGGGCTGCGCGCGCTGTGGGTGTCGCTGGCGGTGCTCGGCGCGACGGCGCTGGCACAGGCGGCCGTGGTCGTGGCCTCCGGATCGGTGGCGCTGCTCGGGGACACGGTGCACAACACCGCGGACGCGCTGACCGCCGTACCCCTGGCCATCGCCTTCGTCCTCGGCCGGCGCGCGGCGACCCGGCGTTTCACCTACGGCTACGGGCGGGCGGAGGATCTGGCGGGCATCGTGATCGTGCTGACCATCGCCGCGTCCGCCGTCTTCGCGGCGTGGACGGCGGTCGACCGGCTGCTCGACCCGCGCCCGGTCGCACACGTCCCGGCGGTGGCCGTGGCCGCCCTGGCCGGTTTCGCCGGCAACGAGTGGGTGGCCCGCCACCGGATCCGCGTGGGCCGGGAGATCGGCTCCGCCGCGCTGGTGGCCGACGGTCTGCACGCCCGCACGGACGGGTACACGTCCCTGGCCGTACTGCTGGGCGCCGGCGGCGCGGCACTGGGGTGGCGGCTCGCCGACCCGGTCGTGGGGCTGGCGATCACGGCCGCGATCGTGCTCGTCCTGCGGGACGCGGCGCGCGAGGTGTTCCGGCGGCTGATGGACGCCGTCGACCCGGCGCTGGTGGACCGGGCCGAACGCGTACTGGGCGAGGTCCCCGGCGTGCGCGGGGTGGGCGAGCTGCGCCTGCGCTGGATCGGGCACCGGCTGCGCGCCGAGGTGGCGCTGGTGGTGGACGGCGAGGCGACGGTCCGCGAGGCCCACCGCATCGCCGTGGCGGCCGAACACGCCCTGCTGCACGCGGTGCCGCGGCTCTCCGCCGCCCTGGTCCACGCCGATCCGGCGCCGTGCCCGGGCGAGGCGGATCCGCACCTGGCGCTCGCCCACCACGCCCCCGCGTGA
- a CDS encoding ArsR/SmtB family transcription factor gives MSARMHLSPADDAHPRTPGEEQFALAAEILALLGDRTRLTLLHALTGGEADVTTLTEACGAARPAVSQHLARLRLAGLVGTRKEGRRVVYSLRDGHLRRLVDEALNVADHRLGDRPLHD, from the coding sequence ATGAGCGCACGCATGCACCTGTCACCTGCGGACGATGCGCACCCGCGCACACCGGGCGAGGAGCAGTTCGCCCTGGCCGCCGAGATCCTCGCGCTGCTCGGCGACCGCACCCGCCTGACCCTGCTGCACGCCCTGACCGGCGGCGAGGCCGACGTCACCACCCTCACCGAGGCCTGCGGGGCGGCCCGCCCGGCGGTCAGCCAGCACCTGGCCCGGCTGCGCCTCGCGGGGCTGGTCGGCACCCGCAAGGAGGGGCGCCGGGTCGTGTACTCCCTGCGCGACGGACATCTGCGCCGCCTGGTCGACGAGGCGCTGAACGTGGCCGACCACCGGCTCGGCGACCGGCCGCTCCACGACTGA
- a CDS encoding 4-hydroxybenzoate 3-monooxygenase, with amino-acid sequence MTAPSRHPDSAAPRGISVVVVGAGPAGLTVGSILRAAGVGCLVLETATREVVEHRPRAGVIEEWAVRGLARRGLARTLLERAQAHTECEFRFAGERYRFGYTGLTGRHHFVYPQQFLVTDLVREYADVRGGEIRFGVRDVRLHGTGSARPAVSYVCPDSGERRVVEADFVAGCDGARGVTRASLPAGRVRLARHDYGVGWLALLAEAPPSSDCVVFGMHPRGFAGHMARSPEVTRYYLQCPPGDSPENWPHERVWAELRERLGAAGAPPLTEGRLIEKRVLDMHSYVVEPMAFGRLFLAGDAAHLTAPIAAKGLNLALHDAFLLGDGLVAALTKGDDSALAGYSDACLARVWDYQEFSQWLAEMYHGTASGDPYRAGAALARLRRLFSSPAAAAEFAERYLGVRTTG; translated from the coding sequence GTGACCGCACCCTCCCGCCATCCCGACTCCGCTGCGCCGCGAGGCATTTCAGTCGTCGTGGTGGGCGCGGGTCCGGCCGGGCTGACCGTCGGCAGCATCCTGCGCGCGGCGGGTGTCGGCTGTCTGGTGCTGGAGACCGCGACCCGCGAAGTCGTCGAGCACCGGCCGCGGGCGGGTGTCATCGAGGAGTGGGCCGTGCGCGGGCTGGCACGGCGCGGACTGGCACGGACCCTGCTGGAGCGGGCGCAGGCCCACACCGAGTGCGAGTTCCGGTTCGCCGGGGAGCGGTACCGCTTCGGGTACACCGGACTGACGGGGCGCCACCACTTCGTCTATCCGCAGCAGTTCCTGGTGACGGACCTGGTCCGGGAGTACGCGGACGTGCGTGGCGGGGAGATCCGGTTCGGTGTCCGGGACGTGCGTCTGCACGGCACCGGGTCAGCCCGGCCGGCGGTGTCGTACGTGTGCCCCGATTCCGGTGAACGCCGGGTCGTGGAGGCGGACTTCGTCGCGGGGTGCGACGGTGCCCGCGGCGTGACCCGCGCGTCGCTGCCCGCCGGGCGGGTCCGCCTCGCCCGTCACGACTACGGCGTCGGCTGGCTGGCGCTGCTGGCCGAGGCCCCGCCGTCCTCGGACTGCGTGGTGTTCGGCATGCATCCGCGCGGCTTCGCCGGGCACATGGCGCGCAGCCCCGAGGTGACCCGCTACTACCTCCAGTGTCCGCCGGGCGACTCCCCGGAGAACTGGCCGCACGAGCGGGTCTGGGCCGAGCTTCGGGAACGGCTCGGCGCGGCGGGCGCACCGCCGCTCACGGAGGGGCGGCTGATCGAGAAGCGCGTGCTCGACATGCACAGTTACGTGGTCGAGCCGATGGCCTTCGGGCGGCTCTTCCTGGCCGGGGACGCGGCCCACCTGACCGCGCCCATCGCCGCCAAAGGGCTGAACCTCGCCCTGCACGACGCCTTCCTGCTCGGCGACGGGCTGGTCGCGGCCCTGACGAAGGGTGACGACTCCGCACTGGCCGGCTACTCGGACGCGTGTCTCGCCCGGGTGTGGGACTACCAGGAGTTCTCCCAGTGGCTCGCGGAGATGTACCACGGCACGGCGTCGGGGGACCCCTACCGCGCGGGTGCCGCGCTGGCCCGGCTGCGGCGCCTGTTCTCCTCACCGGCCGCGGCGGCGGAGTTCGCCGAGCGGTACCTCGGCGTGCGGACGACCGGCTGA